ACATCATTCCAGTTACATTAGAACTAGGAGGGAAATCACCAAATATCTTCTTCCCATCTGTTGCAGATCATGATGATGATTTCTTTGATAAAGCCATAGAAGGAGCTGTTTTATTCGCACTTAATCAAGGAGAGATTTGTACTTGTCCATCAAGATTATTAGTTCATGAAGACATCTATGACAAATTTATTAAGAGAGTAGTAGAAAGAACAGAAGCCATTATTGCAGGAAATCCATTGGATAAAACAACAATGATAGGAGCACAAACTTCAGTAGTACAAAAAGAAAAAATTCTTTCCTATATCAAATTAGGTAAAGAGGAGGGAGCTGAATTACTAACAGGAGGAGCTGAAAATAATTTTGGTGGCGACATCAGTGGTGGTTACTATATCAAACCAACATTATTTAAAGGAAATAATAAAATGAGAATTTTTCAAGAAGAAATTTTCGGACCTGTACTAGCTGTAACTACTTTTAAAACTACAGAAGAAGCTATTGCTATTGCAAACGACACCATGTACGGATTAGGAGCTGGAGTTTGGACTCGCGATGCTCATGAGATCTATCAAGTTCCAAGAGCAATCCAAGCAGGACGCGTTTGGATAAATCAATATCACTCTTATCCTGCAGGAGCACCATTTGGAGGTTACAAACAATCAGGAATTGGTCGTGAAAATCACAAAATGATGTTAGGACAATACCGTCAAACAAAAAACATGCTAATTTCTTATGACAAAAAGAAACTAGGGTTCTTTTAAAGATTAATATAAACCGAAGACTGGTAAATAAACTTACTGGTCTTATAAATCAATACGTGTATGTTACCAAAAACAATGAAAGCCGCAGTTGTAAGAGAATTTGGTTCTCTTTTAAAAATTGAAGAAGTTGAAGTTAAACGACCAGGTAAAAACGAAATTCTTGTAAAAGTTATAGCAAGTGGAGTTTGTCATACAGATTTACACGCCGTAGAAGGAGATTGGCCAGTAAAACCTAAAATGCCATTAATTCCAGGTCACGAAGCCGTAGGTTATGTTGTAGCACTAGGTCAAGATGTGAAAAATGTAAAAGAAGGTGATGCTGTAGGTGTGCCTTGGCTTTATAGTGCTTGTGGTGGTTGTGACCAATGTATTACGGGATGGGAAACCTTATGTGATACACAACAAAATGGAGGTTATAGCGTGGATGGCGGATTTGCTGAATATGTAATTGCCGATGCAAGGTACGTTGGACTTTTACCATCGAACGTGAATTTTATGGAGATGGCGCCAATTTTATGCGCAGGGGTTACTGTATACAAAGGTCTTAAAGAAACTGAAGTAAAACCAGGAGAATGGGTTGCTATATCTGGAATCGGAGGTTTAGGTCACGTCGCTGTACAATATGCTAAAGCAATGGGAATGCATGTTGCAGCAATTGATGTTGCCGATGACAAACTTAATTTAGCTAAAAAACTTGGTGCCGATTTGGTCGTAAACGCTAAAAATCAAAATCCTGGAGAGTTCTTAAAAAAGGAAGTTGGCGGAATGCATGGGGCATTAATCACGGCCGTTTCCCCTATAGCTTTCAAACAAGGGCTTGAAACTTTAAGACGAAAAGGTACAATGGCACTTAACGGACTTCCTCCAGGAAACTTTGATTTATCAATTTTTGATACTGTTTTAAACAGAATTACAATTCGTGGTTCTATTGTTGGTACACGTAAAGACATGAAAGAAGCAATTGAATTTGCTACAGAAGGTAAAGTAAAAGCGACAATCACTCCTGCTAAATTAGAAGATGTCAATGATGTATTTGATAAAATGAAAAAAGGACAAATTGAAGGTAGGGTAGTGTTAGAAATTGCTAAGCCTTAATTTAATTATGAAAGCAACAAGCTCCGTTTTTCAAGAGTTTGTTGCTTTTTTTAAAATACAAAATCATGATAAAAAGAATAGATGCTTCTGAAAAAGCTATTGAATTGATAAAAATACTAAAAGAAAAGCATGGTGACTTGATGTTTTATCAAGCTGGTGGTTGCTGTGAAGGTACGCAACCGCAATGTTTTGAGAAAGGTGGTTTTTACCAACGCACTGGTGATGTCTGTATCGGAACTATTGAAGATACCGAATTTTGGGTGGATAAAGATCTATTTGAATATTGGAAACATGCGCATTTTACACTAAATGTAATTGATGCTTTTGGAGTCGGCGGATTTTCATTAGAAACACCATTGAAAAAAACTTTCCAAATTGAATACCGCATTTTCACCGAAGAGGAAGAAAAAGATCTAGAGCCAGTGAAGGTGATTGAGTAGTTTTTTTTTGTGAGGTTCAAAGAGGCAAAGACACAAAGGTTCAGAGGATTTTCTACGAGGTTAAAAGGTCCTAAAAATCACTGCGACTGAAAACCGCGACTGCGACTATTTACTGAGATCAACTCAATCTTGTCTTCCTGACGAAGGAAGGAACTCTTAAAGTAGCTCCACAACCATGAGAAAGCATTCGTTAGTCTCTTGATGAGATTCTTCGTTCCTCAGAATGACAATATTGAGAGAAAAACCGACCAGTGCGACTAAAATAATCAATTAATAAACAACAGCTGATATTGTTTTGGAGTAATACCCTCGTGTTTTTTAAATAGTCTAATAAAGTAATTAGCATCTTCAAATCCAGATAAATAGCAAACCTCATTAATCTGAATCGAAGGATTCTTTAATAGTTTCTTAGCGCATTTTATCTTTTCGTTTAATATAAATTCTATCGGACTCATCCCTAATTCTCTTTTAAAAAAACGATAGAAGGAGGCTGTACTCATACATGCTTTTTCGCTCAAACTTTTTAAATTCATGTTTTCCTTTAAATTCTGCTTGATAAATTCCGTAACTTCTTTTATTGGATTATTAGCTTGAATTTCTTTTCCTTCATCTATAGATTTTACTGTTTGTGTTTGTATAATACGAATCAGTAGTTCTTTTAATGTGAGGTCAGCCAAAATATCTTTGGTTGTCGATGTACTCATACATTCTTTAATAAGCTTATTAATTGTAGAAGCCATATCAACATTATTATAGAAAAAATAATTTTGATAATTTAACTGCCAAAGCACTTTATTTTCTTTAGGATAGCGCTCGTTTAAGAAGTTTAATGTTTCTGTAATTTTAGATTGCTCAATTGCTAAAGCTAGGCATTGTGTAGGATTATTTTTTGTCGCATCTGGAAAATCAATTTTCATTTCTACATTTGCTGGAACAACAACCGTTTGTCCGGGTAGATAATCAAATTCTGGATCATCAAAAAGATGCATTATTTTTTTTCCTCTTAACATACTTGTTACAACCAAATCATCAAATTTTAAAGGAACTAATGTAGACGATTCGTATGTTTCAAAGATATTTAGTTCGCAATGATTCAAGTTATAAATTGTCCTATTTTCAACAAGAGTTTTTAAGGATTTCTCTTTAGATAACTGAAGGGGATTGATTAAAAAAGGTTGATTATTCATTGCTCTAAATTTTAAGAAGAAAGCTTAAATTTAGATAAAAAAAACATACAAAAAGAAGATTTAACGTTAAATTAAATCAACTCTTCAACATGTTTTTTAATATTTTCAGCTATTTTTCTAGTTGGTAAATCATTTTCATCATCACCAAAAGGATCTTCAATTTCTTCTGCAATAAGCTCTAAACTCGCTAGTACATAAAAAACAAAAACAACAACAGGAGCGACATAATAACCAAGGTTTAGAGAGTAACCAAAAGGCAAAGTCATTATATAAAAGAATATAAATTTTTTAATGAACGCGCTGTAAGAGTAGGGAATAGGTGTGTTTTTTATTCTCTCGCAAGCACCACAAACCTCTGTTAGAGCTTTAAACTCTTCGTTTAAAATAATAAGTTGTTCTCCAGTTATTTTTTTAGCATCATACAAATCATTTATTTTATGATACATGATTCTCTTAACCTGATTCGGCTTGTGTTTGTGATGGTCAATTTCTAAATCAACATCTTCGAAAAGTTGTTTACTCGTTTCGGCATCATTTAAATGTTTGTGCAACACATCAGCATAAACAGGAATAAATTTTCTAAAAAACTTTCTATCATTTTCATCTTTCAACATAGCCGAAAGCTTAATAGCTAGATTTCGACTATTATTCACAAGACCTCCCCATTGTTTTCGTCCTTCCCACCAACGATCGTAAGCAGTATTTGTTCGGAAAACTAATAGTAACGAAATTACAAATCCTAACATTCCGTGCATAATTGGAATGTTCTGAACATAATCATTTTTAGTAATCTTAAAATAGTAAATCTCTAAATAACCAACAGTAGAAGCATAAATACCAATAGCAATCATAATAGGAAATAGTTTTCTAACCGTATCCGATTTATGAAAGTGGAAAATAAAAGTAAACCAGTCTTTAGTATTGTATGATATCATTTGATATGTATTTGTAGCAAATTTAAACTAAAAACTAATATTTCCAGCTAATTCTTTTAAAGCGATTTCAGATAGCTTAGCTTCAAATTGCGCATTACTGTAACGAACTTTAGCATTCACATAATTAAGCTGAGCCGTTCTAAACTCAAGAGTTGTAATAGTTCCAATTCGAAATTTATCTAAAGTAATACCTAAGTTTTGTTTCGCAATTGCTTCATTATTTTCTTCTAAATTAATTAACTCTAAATTGGTCAAATAAGTTTGATAAGAAGTTGCTAATTGTGTGCTTAAAATTTGATTTTGTTGCTCCAAAGCAAATTTAGTATTATCGATTTGTAGCTTAGAAATTTTTTCATTTCTATGTTGAGCAAAACCATCAAACAAATTTAAAGAAGCACTAAAACCATAATTTAGTCCTCTACCAGTAGATTGACTTGTAAAACCTAAACTAGAATGATTCTCAGAAAAATTATATCCAGTATTCAATTTAACAGTAGGGTAACGGTTTCCTTTTACTTGTTTGAGTTGCAATTCGGCAATTCTAATATTTATGATTTGAGATTGTAATTGCGGATTTTGTTTCAAAGCTAATTCCTGTAAACTATCTAAAATCAAACTATTATCTAAGGCAACTTGATCCATAACTTTAAAATCGATTTTAGAATCTCTTGCTAGAATCTGATTCAGTAAAATCTTTGTATTTGCATATAATTCCTTTTGTCTCAACAAAGAAACTTGATCCGTATTTAAATCGACTTGTGCATTTAAAACCTCTAATTTGGAAGCCTTCCCAATAGAAAACCTATTTTGTGCCAAAGTCAATCTTTGCTTTGAAATTACAATAGTTGTATCTAAAGCAGCTAATTGTTGTTGTTGTTGAACCAAATCATAATAAGTAGAATTAACCTGTCCCACTTTTACTAAAATAGTACGTCGTAATTCAGTATCACCTAATTTCTGAAGTTCTTTAAGTTGATCCAATTGAGCAAACATTCGCATACCGTCAAAGATGGTCCAATCTAATCCAACACCATAATTAAGGCTATTGTTTTTTGCATTACTTAATGAAGTAGTAGTACCATCTTGTCGAACCTGTGAACTATTCTGAATGCTATTATTATCCACAACAGTTGCAGTAACTTTAGGTAACATACCTGCATTTCCTATCGCTGCATTAGTCTCATTAATTTTTAAATTATTTGAGGCTATTTTTATTTCAAAATTGTTATCTAATGCGATTTTCACTGCATTTTCTATAGTAAGAACTTCTTGAGCATTGCTTGAAGCAATAAAAAAGAGGAACATAACTAAGCTTTTAAATAGAGTTTTAGTGTACATCATTTTTTATATTTATTACCACGAATCTGCAAATTAATTTATCATTTAAAAGCGATTCGTGGTTCCTATTTTTATTTAAAATAAGTTTATTGAGATTATTTACTACTTTCTTTTTCATATTCTTCGATATGATCAAACTCAGGATAATGCTTACGGGCTTTAGACCACATTAAATACATCGCTGGAATCACAAATAAAGTAAGAACTAAAGAAAAAATAGTACCTCCAACAATAACAACTCCCATTCCGATACGGCTCGTAGAAGCAGCACCAAGTGACATTGCAATTGGTAAAGCACCTAATGCAATTGCCAAACTCGTCATTAAAATTGGTCTAAGTCGAGCTTCTGAGGCTTCTAAAATAGCTTCTAACTTTGGTTTGCCTTGTTCTCGTAATTGATTCGCAAATTCAACAATTAAAATACCATTCTTGGTAACCAAACCAATCAGCATCACGGTTCCAATCTGACTAAAGATATTCCATGTTTGATTAAATAACCATAATGAAAATAATGCTCCTGCAACTGCCATCGGAACTGTCAAAATAATAATAAGAGGATCAATGAAACTCTCAAACTGAGCCGATAATATCAAGAATATCAACAATAAAGCCAATCCAAATGCAAATGAGGTATTCGAGCTACTTTCAACAAAATCGCGTGATTCACCACCTAAATCTGTAGTAAAAGAATCATCCAAAACTTTGGCTTTTATTTCGTTCATAGCATCAATTCCGTCGCTGATACTTTTACCAGGAGCTAAACCAGCAGAAACTGTAGCCGACATATATCTGTTGTTGTGATACAATTGCGGTGGATTACTTTGTTCCTCAATTGTAACCACATTGTCCATTTGTATTAATTGTCCTTTTTTATTTTTTACAAACATCGAAGTTAAATCCAATGGTTTAGAACGGTCTTTTTGATCAAACTGCCCAATTACTTGGTATTGTTTACCGTTTTTAATAAAATAACCAAAACGTTGTCCGCTTAAAGAAAGTTGCAATGTCTGTGCAATATCAATAATAGAAATACCTAAACTCTCCGCTTTCTCACGATCGATACTTACATTAATTTCAGGCTTATTAAATTTCAAGTTTACATCTGTTACCGAAAAAGTATCATTTTTATTGGCTTCATCCATAAACAAAGGAATCTTTTCTTCTAATTTCTGAAAATTAGGAGCTTGAATAATATATTGAATAGGCAATCCTCCACGACGGTTTACTGCAATAGTAGGTTGCTCTGTTACTGAGGTTTTTGCTTCAGAATATCTTTTGGTCCATTGGGTTAGTTTTTCAGCAATTTCTCTTTGAGAACGGGTTCTTTCATTTGGCTCTTTAAGCGCAATTCTAACTCTACCGCTATTTACAGATGAAGATCCAAATCCTGGAGAAGTAATTACTAAACTTACTTTTTTCTCTGGAATCGAGTCATCAATTAACTGTCCAAGTTCTTGCATAAAACGATCTGTATATTCATACGAAGATCCTTCGGGAGTAGTTACACTTAAAACAAGCGCACTTCTATCATCATAAGGAGCGGTTTCTTTAGGTAAAATGCTAAAAAACAAATAAATCAATCCAAAACAGATCGCAATAATAGGAAAGCTTAACCATTTTTTCTTCATGAAACGACCTAATGCTTCAGCATAGCCACTATTTAATTTTTCAAAATAAGGTTCGGTTTTAAGATAGAAGTTTGATTTTTTCTGTTCGCCACCTTTCATCAAATACGCATTTAACATTGGCGTTAACGTTAAAGAAACAAATGCCGAAATTAATACTGCGGCACCAATTACAACACCAAACTCTCGAAACAGTCGTCCTACGAATCCCTCCAGAAAGATTACGGGTAAAAATACCGCGGCCAATGTTACCGAAATAGATATTACAGCAAAGAAAATCTCATTTGATCCTTTGATAGCTGCTTCAATAGGCGACATTCCTTCTTCAACTTTCTTAAAGATATTCTCTGTTACCACAATTCCATCATCAACCACAAGCCCTGTTGCAAGAACAATTGCTAATAATGTCAATACGTTAATCGAAAATCCAAAAAGCCACATAATAAAAAATGTTGCTATTAAGGAAACAGGAATATCAATTAAAGGTCTAAATGCAATTGCCCAATCTCTAAAAAATAAAAAGATGATTAAGATAACCAGAACAATAGAAATCATTAAGGTTTCTGCAACTTCTAAAACTGATTTCTTAACAAATAGAGTACTATCAATTGCTATATCAAGTTTAATATCTTTAGGAAGATCTTTTTTTAATGCATCGTATCTTTTATAGAACTCTTTAGAAATATCTAAGTAATTAGCACCTGGCATAGGCACAATCGCAAGACCAATCATAGGAAGTCCAGACTGGCTTAATTTCGTTTCTGTGTTTTCAGGCCCTAATTCAGCTCTTCCAACATCACTTAAACGAACAATTTTCTCTCCTTCTGAGCGAATAATAATATTATTGAATTCTTCTGCTTTAGACAAGTTACCAACCGTTTTCACTGTTAGCTCCGTATTATTCCCTGTTAATTTCCCAGAAGGCAATTCAACATTCTGCGCATTTAAGGCACTACGAACTTCAGATACCGTGCATCCGTAAGCTGCCAATTTTACAGGATCAATCCATAAACGCATCGCATAACGCTTTTGACCCCAAATTTGAACTCCACTAACTCCTGGAATAGTTTCTAATCGCTGCGAAATAACATTCTCAGCATAATCACTTAATTCCAGCGCACTTCGTGTATCACTTTGAACCGTCATCGAAATTATCGATTCTCCATTGGCATCAGCCTTAGAAACGACCGGGGGTGCATCTATATCTTGTGGTAAGCTTCGAACAGCTTGTGATACTTTATCACGAACATCGTTTGCTGCTTCTTCAAGGTTTTTATCAAGATTAAACTCAATGGTAATGTTACTACTTCCTTGAACACTCGATGATGTTATATTTCTAATTCCATCAATGGCATTAATTGCTTTTTCAAGCGGTTCGGTAATTTGAGATTCTATAATATCCGAATTTGCTCCTGTATAATTTGTACGTACAGAAACTTGTGCTGGATCTATAGATGGAAACTCTCTTACTCCTAAAAAACTATATCCTATAAGACCAAACAATACAATTGCAAGATTTAATACAATTGTTAATACGGGTCTCCTTATACTTGTAGTTGATAAACTCATTATTTTTAATTATAAATGGGGAAATGAATTATGTTTTTAAATTAAATACGATTTAGCAAAAGTGCCAAACCTTATAATTTCAAATTCATAACTTATAATTTAACTTTTACTTTAATCGGATTATCATTTTTCAATGACATAACACCACTTGTTATAACAGTATCTCCCTTTTTTAAACCCGAAAGGATTAAAATAGAAGCATCAGTTCTTGTAGCTGTTTCTACCATTACTTCTTTGGCTTTGCCAAAATTTGAGATAAACACTTTTTTACCGTTTTGTACTGGCACAATAGCTTCTGTAGGTACTACAATTGCATCTTTAATAATGTCTAATGGTAATTTTACATCAGCAAAAGTTCCAGGAAACAATTTACCATCCTTGTTTTCTGCAATAGCTCTAATTTGAAGCGTTCTTGTTTCAACAGCAACTTCAGGCTCAATAGCATAAATTTTTGCAGTATATAACGTATTTGACCCCGAAACTGTGAAGGTAATAATTGAATTCTCTCTTACTTGACTTGCATATTTCTCTGGAATCGAGAATGTAACTTTTAATTTACTTGTATTTACCAATTTAGCAACCAAAACTGTTGGCGTAATATAAGTACCTGGAGAAATAGAACGTAATCCAATTTTCCCAGAAAATGGAGCTTTTACGGATGTTTTAGCAATTTGTGCACGAATTAATTGACTTTGTGCTTGCGCAGAAGCATAATCAGCTTTGGCAACATCATATTCTTCTTGGCTAATGGCTTCTTTTTGTAAAAGTAACTTAGCTCTTCGTGCATTTTCAGCCGCTAGACTTTCTTTGGTAGTTGCTTGTTTTAATTGTGCTTTTAATTCTAAATCATTTACTTTAAAAAGAACTTGACCTTTAGACACGTTACTACCTTCATTGAAATAAATACCTTCAACAATTCCAGAAACTTCGCTTCTGATTTCTACTTGCTCATTTGCTTCAATAGATCCTGATAGCGATAAATTATTATCAAAAGTTTGAGTATCTACTACAACTCCCGAAACTGTAATTGGATTGTTTTTGTTATTCTGACCTTTAGATTCGTCATTCTTATTTTTATTGGATACAATTCGGTAGGCAATAAATCCTCCAATTCCGATTATTAGCAAGGCATAAACAAGGTTCTTTATTTTCATAATATTGTTGGTAAAACTATAATTAATAGATTTTGGTTTTTAAGTGAACTCACAAATTTAGGTTATTGAAATTAAAAAGTAGGAATCCATTTTTTAATTTAACACTTGTACATACAAATATTAATAGTATAGACAAGATTAATAAACAAAGGTTTAATCTGAAAAAGCAAAAAAATGGTTTAAAATTTTAAACAGTTTATTTTTAGATAATTAAAATCTAAAAAACTTTTTAATGAAAGACATTATAAGAGCAAACAACCTCAAAATAACATCACAAAGCAACGATTTAAAGAAATTCGGAAGCTTTTGGTAGTTAACTAATATAATTCCAGATGTTCTTTTTCTTAGTTAACTCTATAAAAATCGCCTTCAATATTGCATTTTCTGGCTTTTGCAGTGGCGCATCTTCTTTCAAAATCATCAAGGCATAATTCCTTGCAAGAGACAATATATCACGGTCACGAACAATATCGGCTATTTGTAGATTAAGTACTCCGCTTTGTTGCGTTCCCATTAAATCACCGGGACCACGAAGCTTTAAGTCAACTTCTGCAATTTCAAAACCGTCATTAGTCTGAACCATTGTTTCCATACGAGTTTTACTATCAGAGCTTAATTTATGTGAAGTCATTAATATGCAATAACTCTGCTCAGCACCACGACCAACACGACCACGTAATTGATGCAATTGCGATAAACCAAATCGTTCGGCACTTTCTATAATCATTACACTTGCATTTGGCACATTTAC
The nucleotide sequence above comes from Flavobacterium branchiarum. Encoded proteins:
- a CDS encoding bestrophin family protein yields the protein MISYNTKDWFTFIFHFHKSDTVRKLFPIMIAIGIYASTVGYLEIYYFKITKNDYVQNIPIMHGMLGFVISLLLVFRTNTAYDRWWEGRKQWGGLVNNSRNLAIKLSAMLKDENDRKFFRKFIPVYADVLHKHLNDAETSKQLFEDVDLEIDHHKHKPNQVKRIMYHKINDLYDAKKITGEQLIILNEEFKALTEVCGACERIKNTPIPYSYSAFIKKFIFFYIMTLPFGYSLNLGYYVAPVVVFVFYVLASLELIAEEIEDPFGDDENDLPTRKIAENIKKHVEELI
- a CDS encoding DUF779 domain-containing protein, with protein sequence MIKRIDASEKAIELIKILKEKHGDLMFYQAGGCCEGTQPQCFEKGGFYQRTGDVCIGTIEDTEFWVDKDLFEYWKHAHFTLNVIDAFGVGGFSLETPLKKTFQIEYRIFTEEEEKDLEPVKVIE
- a CDS encoding TolC family protein gives rise to the protein MYTKTLFKSLVMFLFFIASSNAQEVLTIENAVKIALDNNFEIKIASNNLKINETNAAIGNAGMLPKVTATVVDNNSIQNSSQVRQDGTTTSLSNAKNNSLNYGVGLDWTIFDGMRMFAQLDQLKELQKLGDTELRRTILVKVGQVNSTYYDLVQQQQQLAALDTTIVISKQRLTLAQNRFSIGKASKLEVLNAQVDLNTDQVSLLRQKELYANTKILLNQILARDSKIDFKVMDQVALDNSLILDSLQELALKQNPQLQSQIINIRIAELQLKQVKGNRYPTVKLNTGYNFSENHSSLGFTSQSTGRGLNYGFSASLNLFDGFAQHRNEKISKLQIDNTKFALEQQNQILSTQLATSYQTYLTNLELINLEENNEAIAKQNLGITLDKFRIGTITTLEFRTAQLNYVNAKVRYSNAQFEAKLSEIALKELAGNISF
- a CDS encoding aldehyde dehydrogenase family protein; its protein translation is MSTLVKRPEFKAKYDNYIGGKFVAPIKGEYFDVVSPIDGKVFTKAAHSGKDDIDLAVDTAHEAFKTWGKTSVTERSILLNKIAQKIEDNLEYIAAVETVDNGKPVRETLAADIPLAIDHFRYFAGVIRAEESSIAELDSQTVSIALSEPLGVVAQIIPWNFPILMAVWKIAPALAAGNTIVLKPAESTPISILVLMELIGDILPPGVLNIVNGFGAELGRPLVTNKKVSKAAFTGSTTTGRLVMQYATENIIPVTLELGGKSPNIFFPSVADHDDDFFDKAIEGAVLFALNQGEICTCPSRLLVHEDIYDKFIKRVVERTEAIIAGNPLDKTTMIGAQTSVVQKEKILSYIKLGKEEGAELLTGGAENNFGGDISGGYYIKPTLFKGNNKMRIFQEEIFGPVLAVTTFKTTEEAIAIANDTMYGLGAGVWTRDAHEIYQVPRAIQAGRVWINQYHSYPAGAPFGGYKQSGIGRENHKMMLGQYRQTKNMLISYDKKKLGFF
- the adhP gene encoding alcohol dehydrogenase AdhP; its protein translation is MLPKTMKAAVVREFGSLLKIEEVEVKRPGKNEILVKVIASGVCHTDLHAVEGDWPVKPKMPLIPGHEAVGYVVALGQDVKNVKEGDAVGVPWLYSACGGCDQCITGWETLCDTQQNGGYSVDGGFAEYVIADARYVGLLPSNVNFMEMAPILCAGVTVYKGLKETEVKPGEWVAISGIGGLGHVAVQYAKAMGMHVAAIDVADDKLNLAKKLGADLVVNAKNQNPGEFLKKEVGGMHGALITAVSPIAFKQGLETLRRKGTMALNGLPPGNFDLSIFDTVLNRITIRGSIVGTRKDMKEAIEFATEGKVKATITPAKLEDVNDVFDKMKKGQIEGRVVLEIAKP
- a CDS encoding efflux RND transporter periplasmic adaptor subunit; protein product: MKIKNLVYALLIIGIGGFIAYRIVSNKNKNDESKGQNNKNNPITVSGVVVDTQTFDNNLSLSGSIEANEQVEIRSEVSGIVEGIYFNEGSNVSKGQVLFKVNDLELKAQLKQATTKESLAAENARRAKLLLQKEAISQEEYDVAKADYASAQAQSQLIRAQIAKTSVKAPFSGKIGLRSISPGTYITPTVLVAKLVNTSKLKVTFSIPEKYASQVRENSIITFTVSGSNTLYTAKIYAIEPEVAVETRTLQIRAIAENKDGKLFPGTFADVKLPLDIIKDAIVVPTEAIVPVQNGKKVFISNFGKAKEVMVETATRTDASILILSGLKKGDTVITSGVMSLKNDNPIKVKVKL
- a CDS encoding efflux RND transporter permease subunit, with the translated sequence MSLSTTSIRRPVLTIVLNLAIVLFGLIGYSFLGVREFPSIDPAQVSVRTNYTGANSDIIESQITEPLEKAINAIDGIRNITSSSVQGSSNITIEFNLDKNLEEAANDVRDKVSQAVRSLPQDIDAPPVVSKADANGESIISMTVQSDTRSALELSDYAENVISQRLETIPGVSGVQIWGQKRYAMRLWIDPVKLAAYGCTVSEVRSALNAQNVELPSGKLTGNNTELTVKTVGNLSKAEEFNNIIIRSEGEKIVRLSDVGRAELGPENTETKLSQSGLPMIGLAIVPMPGANYLDISKEFYKRYDALKKDLPKDIKLDIAIDSTLFVKKSVLEVAETLMISIVLVILIIFLFFRDWAIAFRPLIDIPVSLIATFFIMWLFGFSINVLTLLAIVLATGLVVDDGIVVTENIFKKVEEGMSPIEAAIKGSNEIFFAVISISVTLAAVFLPVIFLEGFVGRLFREFGVVIGAAVLISAFVSLTLTPMLNAYLMKGGEQKKSNFYLKTEPYFEKLNSGYAEALGRFMKKKWLSFPIIAICFGLIYLFFSILPKETAPYDDRSALVLSVTTPEGSSYEYTDRFMQELGQLIDDSIPEKKVSLVITSPGFGSSSVNSGRVRIALKEPNERTRSQREIAEKLTQWTKRYSEAKTSVTEQPTIAVNRRGGLPIQYIIQAPNFQKLEEKIPLFMDEANKNDTFSVTDVNLKFNKPEINVSIDREKAESLGISIIDIAQTLQLSLSGQRFGYFIKNGKQYQVIGQFDQKDRSKPLDLTSMFVKNKKGQLIQMDNVVTIEEQSNPPQLYHNNRYMSATVSAGLAPGKSISDGIDAMNEIKAKVLDDSFTTDLGGESRDFVESSSNTSFAFGLALLLIFLILSAQFESFIDPLIIILTVPMAVAGALFSLWLFNQTWNIFSQIGTVMLIGLVTKNGILIVEFANQLREQGKPKLEAILEASEARLRPILMTSLAIALGALPIAMSLGAASTSRIGMGVVIVGGTIFSLVLTLFVIPAMYLMWSKARKHYPEFDHIEEYEKESSK
- a CDS encoding AraC family transcriptional regulator; the protein is MNNQPFLINPLQLSKEKSLKTLVENRTIYNLNHCELNIFETYESSTLVPLKFDDLVVTSMLRGKKIMHLFDDPEFDYLPGQTVVVPANVEMKIDFPDATKNNPTQCLALAIEQSKITETLNFLNERYPKENKVLWQLNYQNYFFYNNVDMASTINKLIKECMSTSTTKDILADLTLKELLIRIIQTQTVKSIDEGKEIQANNPIKEVTEFIKQNLKENMNLKSLSEKACMSTASFYRFFKRELGMSPIEFILNEKIKCAKKLLKNPSIQINEVCYLSGFEDANYFIRLFKKHEGITPKQYQLLFIN